Sequence from the Armatimonadota bacterium genome:
CAGCTTCGATGGCCTTGCGGCAGTGGCTTCGTACCGCGCTCTCAAGGCACGCGCCTAGCGAGATGCCGATTTTGACCAGCTCCGCGTGCTTCCTTGTCAGCGGCCCTGAGTCGAGCGTCGCCTCGCCCAGCTTCTGGTAGGCATCGCCAATTTCGGGGTTCTTTTGCATGAACTCTACGTAATGTGAGGGTATCCGGGACATGTTCGTATCCTTCATTCTCGATTCATTTCTGACCCAGGACTATGATTCCCGTCATAGAAACGAATTTTCCTGTGTCGGAGAATACAGTATGGATGTCGAAGCAGAACGATGAATGACACTTCTGGTCACATTTCGGGTTGGTTCACCGGTCCGAACGCCGAAAACGGGGGCGCCTTCGCCGACGTGCTCCAGCGGATCTACCAAGATCACATCTACTGGCGACGGAA
This genomic interval carries:
- a CDS encoding carboxymuconolactone decarboxylase family protein, whose protein sequence is MQKNPEIGDAYQKLGEATLDSGPLTRKHAELVKIGISLGACLESAVRSHCRKAIEAGATEQEVRHAVMLAVTTVGFPTMMAGLRWIEEAMAG